One genomic segment of Bacteroidota bacterium includes these proteins:
- a CDS encoding T9SS type A sorting domain-containing protein — MLFIAGIMPAFAASITVSNSLDAGAGSFRDAIIASNSGDTIYFSPSIDGNTIFLSTGEIIIDKSLVIIGNGTSNTFLDGSNNSRILHISSAGNVSIENISFSNGFSVGSGGAILSESSDLFLENIVITNSAAMISGGALYNSLGYVSVSASAFENNIASGAASDEGGGAICNDAGNIEIKDNTTFINNTANGASGSGGAVLNDIGGSLSVQSSSFTNNSASRAGGAIEDNSGSTTTVELLNVTMQLNETGPSPGNGGGVHITGAGNMNVTDGNYSSNSAASEGGGLWNGSGVMTVSGATITMNIANGADATNGGGGIFNNGGTLIVIAGTFIDNNMAPGASGSGGGIFNELNGDLTVTNSIITNNSASRAGGGIEDNSGAATTIYLKNNDLSNNTTGAAPGNGGGLHITGAGNAQISGGTVNGNSASQEGGGLWNGSGTMRVINVMISGNEANGNLADDGGGGIFNNGGILFVQNNTSITNNSANGTSGSGGGIFNNIGGSTTIINSVISSNSSSRAGGGIEDNVGNFLVINNSVLDDNLTSSNPGNGGGVHMTGAGNIRVSGSTITNNTASSEGGGLWNGTGVMIVKNSFIDNNIASGVEATNGGGGIFNNGGAVIVEENTIITNNSADGASGSGGGIFNEVNGNLTVDESIVSSNYASRAGGGLEDNSGSATTVLIRNTTMAENQTGSAPGNGGAIHITGAGNMHIETSDFYLNTAVQEGGGLWNGSGVMTVSNSSITENTATGPLTDDGGGGLFNNGGTLEIFRTTVAGNFATGLNGNGGGVHNNNGNVTITRSTISGNTSASNAGGVFNKGKIRLNANTIVNNTAMNNGGGFAQNLSTDSAAFQSNIIALNTATSGMDLSSSGTIISAGYNLIGQDDASIFAAIATDIEGTFATPTDPQIDALADNGGFGKTHALVCGSPAINTGNPSDNSDDQRGFEVFGLSRDMGSYELQEECFTPDGRLSSVLTPVIIYPNPATSDVISITLTELADVRIYEITTGKLILETKSFDGGALNISLLPAGNYLIEIVTQSSIERLSLVVI, encoded by the coding sequence ATGCTATTCATTGCTGGAATTATGCCCGCATTTGCAGCTAGCATAACAGTATCAAATTCTTTAGACGCAGGTGCTGGCTCTTTCCGTGATGCGATAATTGCTTCTAACAGTGGCGATACTATTTACTTTTCACCCTCTATAGATGGAAATACAATATTTCTATCTACAGGAGAAATTATTATTGATAAATCTCTTGTAATTATTGGCAATGGAACGTCAAATACATTTTTAGATGGATCAAACAATAGCCGCATTTTGCATATTAGCTCTGCTGGAAATGTTTCTATTGAAAATATTTCTTTTTCAAATGGATTTTCTGTAGGCAGTGGCGGCGCTATTTTATCTGAGTCTTCAGATTTATTTCTGGAAAATATTGTAATTACAAATTCTGCTGCTATGATTAGTGGTGGAGCACTTTATAACAGCCTTGGTTATGTTTCTGTTTCCGCTTCTGCATTTGAAAATAATATTGCATCTGGTGCTGCTTCTGACGAAGGTGGTGGTGCAATTTGCAATGATGCCGGCAATATTGAAATAAAAGATAATACCACATTTATAAATAATACAGCAAATGGAGCGAGTGGAAGTGGTGGGGCTGTTTTAAATGATATAGGTGGATCACTTTCCGTGCAAAGTAGCAGTTTTACAAATAACTCTGCAAGCAGAGCGGGTGGTGCAATTGAAGATAACAGTGGCAGTACTACAACAGTAGAATTATTGAATGTTACTATGCAATTAAATGAAACCGGTCCTTCTCCCGGAAACGGTGGTGGAGTGCATATTACAGGTGCAGGTAATATGAATGTAACGGATGGAAATTATAGTTCAAATAGTGCTGCATCAGAAGGTGGAGGATTATGGAATGGGAGTGGAGTAATGACAGTTTCTGGCGCAACCATTACAATGAATATTGCAAATGGTGCTGATGCTACAAATGGTGGTGGCGGTATTTTTAATAATGGGGGTACTTTAATAGTAATAGCAGGAACTTTCATTGACAATAATATGGCGCCCGGTGCAAGTGGAAGTGGTGGTGGAATTTTCAACGAATTAAACGGTGATCTCACCGTAACAAATAGTATTATCACTAATAATTCTGCAAGCCGTGCGGGTGGTGGAATTGAAGATAACAGCGGTGCTGCAACTACTATTTATTTAAAAAATAATGATTTAAGTAATAACACAACCGGAGCCGCTCCCGGAAACGGAGGTGGATTACACATAACAGGAGCGGGTAATGCACAAATTTCCGGAGGAACTGTAAATGGAAACTCTGCATCGCAAGAAGGTGGTGGATTATGGAATGGCAGTGGAACCATGCGGGTAATTAATGTAATGATTTCCGGTAACGAAGCTAATGGTAATCTTGCGGATGATGGCGGTGGTGGAATATTTAATAATGGAGGAATTCTTTTCGTACAAAATAATACTTCAATTACTAATAACTCAGCCAATGGAACAAGTGGAAGTGGCGGTGGAATATTTAATAATATTGGTGGAAGCACTACAATAATTAATAGTGTTATTTCTTCTAATTCTTCATCAAGAGCAGGTGGTGGAATTGAGGATAATGTCGGTAATTTTCTCGTTATTAATAATTCTGTTTTAGATGATAATTTAACTTCATCCAATCCAGGTAATGGCGGTGGTGTGCACATGACAGGTGCTGGAAATATACGGGTAAGCGGATCTACTATTACAAATAATACAGCCTCATCAGAAGGTGGCGGACTTTGGAATGGTACAGGAGTTATGATTGTAAAAAATTCTTTTATAGATAATAATATCGCAAGTGGTGTTGAGGCTACCAATGGTGGTGGGGGAATATTTAATAATGGAGGTGCTGTAATTGTTGAAGAGAATACAATTATTACCAATAATTCTGCTGACGGCGCAAGTGGCAGTGGTGGTGGAATATTTAATGAAGTAAATGGAAATCTTACCGTTGATGAAAGTATTGTTTCCTCAAATTATGCAAGTCGTGCAGGTGGTGGTTTAGAAGATAATTCTGGTTCTGCTACCACAGTTCTTATTCGCAATACAACTATGGCAGAAAATCAAACAGGCTCGGCTCCGGGCAATGGTGGTGCAATACACATTACCGGTGCTGGAAATATGCATATAGAAACTTCAGATTTTTATTTAAACACTGCAGTGCAAGAAGGTGGTGGATTATGGAATGGCAGCGGCGTAATGACTGTTAGTAATAGCAGCATTACTGAAAACACTGCAACCGGGCCACTAACAGATGATGGCGGTGGTGGTTTATTTAATAATGGTGGTACACTCGAAATTTTTCGCACTACCGTAGCAGGAAATTTTGCTACAGGATTAAATGGAAATGGCGGAGGAGTACATAATAATAATGGAAATGTAACCATTACCCGATCTACCATTTCTGGTAATACTTCTGCAAGTAATGCAGGTGGTGTTTTTAATAAAGGAAAAATCAGATTGAACGCAAATACAATAGTTAATAATACAGCTATGAATAATGGAGGAGGATTTGCCCAAAATCTTTCTACTGACAGTGCTGCTTTTCAAAGCAATATTATAGCATTAAATACAGCAACATCCGGTATGGATTTAAGTAGTTCAGGAACTATTATTTCTGCCGGATATAATTTAATCGGTCAGGATGATGCGAGTATTTTTGCAGCAATAGCTACTGATATTGAAGGAACATTTGCTACTCCTACGGATCCGCAAATTGATGCATTAGCAGACAATGGTGGATTTGGTAAAACACATGCTTTAGTTTGCGGAAGTCCCGCAATAAATACCGGAAACCCATCTGATAATTCAGATGATCAGAGAGGTTTTGAGGTTTTTGGATTATCTAGAGATATGGGATCATATGAATTGCAAGAAGAATGCTTCACTCCTGATGGTCGCTTGTCTTCAGTTTTAACTCCTGTAATTATTTATCCTAATCCCGCAACTTCAGATGTAATTTCTATTACACTAACTGAGTTGGCAGATGTAAGGATTTATGAAATAACCACAGGGAAATTAATTCTTGAAACTAAATCTTTTGATGGCGGAGCATTAAATATTTCATTGTTGCCTGCCGGTAATTATCTCATTGAGATCGTTACACAAAGTTCTATTGAAAGATTGAGCTTGGTTGTAATTTAA
- a CDS encoding methyltransferase domain-containing protein → MKKTLKWNIAQKAELQWWENYLKGKNVEEYHAWKRKYWQGLLDKISSVCPIENGMSVLDAGCGPAGVFMNLQQCKVDAIDPLLDNYNKTLPHFKTADYPYVTFFNTPMEQFATDNKYDIVFCMNAINHVIDIKHSYQLLGKWVKPGGKLVVTIDAHNHSFFKHLFRLIPGDILHPHQYDLKEYAAFITDNGFKMLQTEKLKSEFFFDHYMQVAEK, encoded by the coding sequence ATGAAAAAAACGCTGAAGTGGAATATTGCGCAAAAAGCAGAGTTGCAATGGTGGGAAAATTATCTGAAGGGAAAAAATGTAGAGGAATATCATGCATGGAAAAGAAAATACTGGCAAGGTTTGTTAGATAAGATTTCGAGTGTTTGTCCCATTGAAAATGGAATGTCAGTATTGGATGCAGGTTGTGGACCAGCGGGTGTATTTATGAATCTGCAACAATGTAAAGTGGATGCAATAGATCCGCTGTTAGATAATTACAATAAAACACTTCCGCATTTTAAAACTGCAGATTATCCCTACGTTACTTTTTTCAATACACCGATGGAACAATTTGCAACAGATAACAAATATGATATTGTGTTTTGTATGAATGCAATTAATCATGTGATAGATATAAAACACAGCTATCAGCTTCTTGGCAAATGGGTGAAACCGGGAGGCAAATTAGTTGTAACAATTGATGCGCATAATCATAGTTTTTTCAAACATCTGTTTCGATTAATTCCCGGCGATATTTTACATCCGCATCAATATGATTTAAAAGAATATGCAGCCTTTATTACCGACAATGGATTTAAGATGTTGCAAACCGAAAAACTAAAATCCGAATTTTTCTTTGATCATTATATGCAGGTGGCGGAGAAATAA
- a CDS encoding Smr/MutS family protein → MTKIEKGEQVFIINTGELGVFEGYMDKFTVVVDIDGKSSTFHSTAVVKASEFGLDPRKQEVQKNKEQENKIVLPHGLHLVIVPMRKMNGEIERFQMLVCNRLKENLLMDYTYYLSQTTQEKIKKELLSGADLKLHFFKTDQLNDLPVCSFNFWVKNAQGSTNPFSKELKIKAKQFFTQMESDAFPEKNYIAFEIVKEIPGKQEKIKISKKEEDDFWDTHSIKKQENKIIEKAAMPDHIDLHIEKLEKNSALLDKGEILHIQLRHFERFLDKAIKHHVHRIYAIHGIGKGKLKIEIENILKQTPEVVSYNNDYNSRFGYGATEINL, encoded by the coding sequence ATGACTAAGATAGAAAAAGGCGAACAAGTTTTTATAATCAATACCGGCGAGTTAGGTGTGTTTGAAGGTTACATGGATAAATTTACTGTTGTGGTGGATATAGATGGTAAATCAAGCACCTTCCATTCTACTGCTGTTGTAAAGGCTTCTGAGTTTGGTTTAGACCCAAGAAAACAGGAAGTTCAAAAAAATAAAGAACAAGAAAATAAAATTGTACTTCCCCACGGTTTACATTTAGTAATAGTGCCGATGCGAAAAATGAATGGTGAAATTGAAAGATTTCAAATGTTAGTTTGTAATCGCCTGAAAGAAAATTTGCTGATGGATTACACTTATTATTTAAGTCAGACAACACAGGAAAAAATTAAAAAAGAATTGTTATCCGGAGCTGATTTGAAATTGCATTTTTTTAAAACTGATCAATTAAATGATTTGCCGGTTTGTAGTTTTAATTTTTGGGTGAAGAATGCACAGGGATCAACAAATCCTTTCAGCAAAGAATTGAAAATTAAAGCCAAACAATTTTTTACGCAAATGGAAAGTGATGCTTTTCCTGAAAAGAATTATATCGCATTTGAAATAGTAAAAGAAATTCCTGGCAAACAGGAGAAAATAAAAATTTCGAAAAAAGAGGAGGATGATTTTTGGGATACACATTCTATTAAAAAACAAGAAAATAAAATTATAGAAAAAGCAGCTATGCCCGATCACATAGATTTGCATATTGAGAAGTTGGAAAAGAATAGTGCATTGCTGGATAAAGGTGAGATTCTGCATATTCAATTGCGGCATTTCGAACGATTTTTAGATAAAGCAATTAAACATCATGTGCATCGTATTTATGCAATTCATGGTATAGGAAAAGGTAAGTTGAAAATAGAGATTGAAAACATTTTAAAACAAACACCGGAAGTGGTTTCCTATAACAATGATTATAATTCGAGGTTTGGATATGGTGCCACAGAAATAAATTTATAA
- a CDS encoding toxin-antitoxin system YwqK family antitoxin, giving the protein MMNNILIAILICSTTIIHAQQDTVFTKIDSDRNLIAFETTNKDLSIDKGTIKDGKLHGNLLHYFPNGVLMGMKQYRHGVQDGVQLYFDKTGLLSKQENYINDTLNGEMRTYTTSNNVRILQQSQYYKNGKLDGLAIEYNNMGKTSSAEEYKAGIKNGRSIWYYNNGEPAMEQFYVNGILEGTQTVYNMNGVVISQGKNKNGAKSGMWLEYFDNGKVKSEGNYTEDNKTGKWKYYDESGKLINEENL; this is encoded by the coding sequence ATGATGAATAACATTTTAATTGCAATACTTATTTGCAGTACAACAATTATACATGCACAACAAGATACTGTTTTTACGAAAATAGATTCCGATAGAAATTTAATTGCGTTTGAAACGACGAATAAAGATTTATCTATTGATAAGGGAACAATTAAGGATGGCAAACTGCATGGTAATTTATTGCATTATTTTCCGAATGGTGTATTGATGGGAATGAAACAGTATCGTCATGGTGTGCAAGACGGTGTGCAATTATATTTTGATAAAACCGGTCTTTTATCCAAACAAGAAAATTATATAAACGATACATTGAATGGTGAAATGCGCACTTATACCACATCTAATAATGTGCGCATTCTTCAACAGAGTCAGTATTATAAAAATGGAAAATTGGATGGACTTGCAATAGAATATAATAATATGGGTAAAACCAGTTCCGCTGAAGAATATAAAGCGGGAATAAAGAACGGTCGCAGCATTTGGTATTATAACAACGGTGAACCTGCAATGGAACAATTTTATGTGAATGGAATCTTAGAGGGAACTCAAACAGTGTATAATATGAATGGCGTTGTTATTTCTCAAGGTAAAAATAAAAACGGCGCTAAATCCGGAATGTGGTTGGAGTATTTTGATAATGGAAAAGTGAAAAGCGAAGGCAATTATACAGAAGATAATAAAACAGGTAAATGGAAATATTATGACGAATCCGGAAAGCTGATTAATGAAGAAAATTTATAA
- a CDS encoding sigma-54-dependent Fis family transcriptional regulator, which produces MANILLVDDEKSIRKTLKEILEYEGYAVDEAQDGAEGLRMIQDGDYDVVLMDIKMPKMDGMEVLEKMQNTNADVPVIMISGHGTLETAVDAVKKGAFDYVAKPPDLNRLLITIRNALDKSNLLTETKVLKRKVSKTREIIGDSPAIKKIKDTIDRVAPTDARVLITGDNGTGKELVARWIHERSNRSNGPLIEVNCAAIPSELIESELFGHEKGAFTSAIKQRIGKFEQANGGTLFLDEIGDMSLSAQAKVLRALQENKITRVGGDKEIPVDVRVVAATNKDLIKEMEANTFRIDLYHRLSVILIHVPSLNDRKEDIPLLAERFVKEICEDYGMPRKVITPKAMQEMQNIAFTGNIRELRNVLERLVILSEQKITEEDVLAYGNTSASGGSPKDLYERFEKFQDFKDHIEKEFILFRLNKNSWNVSKTAEELDIQRSHLYNKIEKYDLKRE; this is translated from the coding sequence ATGGCAAATATATTATTGGTAGATGATGAGAAAAGCATTCGCAAAACATTAAAAGAAATTTTAGAATACGAAGGATACGCTGTGGACGAAGCACAAGATGGTGCGGAAGGTTTGCGCATGATTCAGGATGGTGATTATGATGTGGTGTTGATGGATATTAAAATGCCGAAGATGGATGGCATGGAAGTGTTGGAGAAAATGCAAAATACCAATGCCGATGTTCCGGTAATTATGATTTCCGGTCATGGCACTTTAGAAACTGCGGTGGATGCAGTGAAAAAAGGCGCATTTGATTATGTTGCAAAACCACCGGATTTAAATCGCTTATTAATTACAATTCGCAATGCACTTGATAAAAGTAATTTGCTGACGGAGACAAAAGTGTTAAAGAGAAAAGTTTCTAAAACAAGAGAAATTATTGGTGACTCACCTGCAATAAAAAAAATAAAAGATACTATTGATCGTGTTGCGCCAACAGATGCAAGAGTTTTAATTACGGGTGATAATGGCACAGGAAAAGAATTAGTAGCAAGATGGATTCACGAACGCAGCAATCGCTCCAACGGTCCGCTTATAGAAGTGAATTGTGCGGCCATTCCAAGTGAGTTAATTGAAAGTGAATTATTCGGTCATGAGAAAGGTGCTTTTACATCAGCAATAAAACAACGCATAGGAAAATTTGAACAGGCAAATGGCGGCACATTATTCTTAGATGAAATTGGCGACATGAGTTTAAGTGCGCAGGCAAAAGTGTTACGTGCATTGCAGGAAAATAAAATTACCCGTGTGGGTGGGGATAAAGAAATTCCGGTGGATGTGCGTGTGGTTGCTGCAACAAATAAAGATTTAATAAAAGAGATGGAAGCAAATACATTTCGTATTGACTTATACCATCGCTTAAGTGTAATATTAATTCATGTGCCTTCATTGAATGATCGCAAAGAGGATATACCATTGCTTGCAGAACGATTTGTAAAAGAAATTTGTGAAGACTATGGCATGCCCCGTAAAGTAATTACACCAAAGGCAATGCAGGAAATGCAGAACATTGCTTTTACAGGAAATATTCGTGAGTTGCGCAATGTACTTGAGCGGCTTGTTATTTTAAGCGAACAAAAAATTACAGAAGAAGATGTGCTTGCTTATGGCAATACTTCTGCAAGTGGTGGCAGTCCAAAAGACTTATATGAACGCTTCGAAAAATTCCAGGATTTTAAAGATCATATCGAAAAAGAATTTATACTGTTCCGCTTAAATAAAAACAGTTGGAATGTTTCTAAAACTGCAGAAGAATTAGATATACAACGCTCGCACTTGTATAATAAAATTGAGAAGTACGATTTGAAGAGGGAATAG